Proteins from a genomic interval of Clostridium cochlearium:
- a CDS encoding CaiB/BaiF CoA transferase family protein produces MRKALSGLKVLDLTHAYNGPFCTTLLADNGADVIKIESPKGDQCRTWGPLDPKSGESGFYAFLNRNKKGITLNLKTERGKEIFYEMVKEADVVVENFRVGVMKKLGIDYETLKKINPRIIYASGSGFGQYGPLSNRPCYDIVAQSMGGMVNLTGFPDGPPTKVGPSVADNVTGIYLCVGVLMALYNREKTGIGQTVDVAMLDTIFTLLENSIIVNTMTGVVPERQGNIDPSIAPFDIYEVQDGYIAVGVGNDKLWEKFCNLMGKPELINDERFQTNDLRCKNYLPDLKNIIVDWIKDKHKNELEEMFDKAGIPCGPVLNMKEAIEHPQIQAREMMVTIDHPTIGEMYFQGVPIKLSQTPGSVETPAPLLGQHNAEVLKKFGVDEKELKILEEQGVI; encoded by the coding sequence ATGAGAAAAGCATTATCAGGATTAAAGGTATTAGATTTAACTCATGCTTATAATGGACCTTTTTGTACAACCCTGTTAGCAGATAATGGTGCGGATGTAATAAAGATTGAAAGTCCAAAGGGTGATCAGTGTAGAACATGGGGACCTTTAGATCCTAAGAGTGGAGAAAGTGGATTTTATGCATTTTTAAATAGAAATAAGAAAGGCATTACTCTAAATTTAAAAACAGAAAGAGGAAAAGAGATTTTTTACGAAATGGTTAAAGAGGCAGATGTAGTGGTAGAAAACTTTAGAGTAGGTGTAATGAAAAAATTAGGAATAGATTATGAAACTTTAAAGAAGATAAATCCTAGAATAATATATGCATCAGGTTCAGGGTTTGGTCAATATGGGCCTTTATCTAATAGACCTTGTTATGATATAGTAGCTCAATCCATGGGGGGAATGGTTAACTTAACAGGTTTCCCAGATGGACCTCCAACAAAGGTTGGGCCATCAGTAGCTGATAATGTTACAGGAATATATCTTTGTGTAGGAGTATTAATGGCACTATATAATAGAGAGAAAACAGGAATAGGTCAAACTGTAGATGTAGCAATGCTTGATACTATATTTACACTTTTAGAAAATTCAATAATTGTAAATACAATGACAGGAGTTGTTCCAGAAAGACAAGGTAATATAGATCCTTCTATAGCTCCTTTTGATATATATGAAGTTCAAGATGGTTATATAGCAGTAGGAGTTGGAAATGATAAGCTTTGGGAAAAATTTTGTAATTTAATGGGTAAACCTGAACTAATTAATGATGAAAGATTTCAAACTAATGATTTAAGATGTAAAAATTATCTTCCAGATTTAAAAAATATTATAGTTGATTGGATTAAAGATAAGCACAAAAATGAATTAGAAGAAATGTTTGATAAGGCAGGAATTCCATGTGGACCTGTACTTAATATGAAAGAAGCTATAGAACATCCGCAAATACAAGCAAGAGAAATGATGGTTACTATAGATCATCCAACTATAGGGGAAATGTATTTCCAAGGTGTTCCTATAAAATTATCCCAAACACCAGGAAGTGTAGAAACGCCAGCACCATTACTTGGACAACACAATGCAGAGGTGCTTAAAAAATTTGGAGTAGATGAAAAAGAACTTAAAATATTAGAGGAACAAGGGGTAATTTAA
- a CDS encoding branched-chain amino acid transport system II carrier protein, translated as MDDGRAKLTPIKYLLVGGAIFAMHFGGSSMIWPMTWGKESGMSVFPAFIGIYLTALFFPLLGYLALSRSRGTFYTMSCKVSPGFGKIFCSIAMLVLGPLFCIPRMSAAAWDAFLQVSGFTPESFVAPLIFSIIYYLITYWFIAQKSDAVDKVSKILFPVLVIAVIAVIGKGIISPLSVQNPKVYTVNAFAYGFKNGYATAELICALVFATIIIDDLKFKGITDEYINSNLIKVGIIGITMLTLTHLGHMIVGSYTGDIFENLRYSALYSAVVLKLWGTVGGAIFNIALLFAALTTAIGLAVATANFFQEITQGKISYKKSAGFTLIISAFVTVLGLSSIVELAAPLLDIVYPAAITMTLFYAFIPGLENRKKLFSSYKVAMIVSFIWGIYEGILTYLKMFNIRLGFLENIYNNVPLSDMGLGWIPITCTAIIIALVSYKKDIKVNYK; from the coding sequence GTGGACGATGGTAGAGCCAAATTAACGCCTATCAAATACTTACTAGTAGGAGGAGCCATATTCGCTATGCATTTTGGAGGTTCTAGTATGATATGGCCTATGACTTGGGGAAAGGAAAGTGGTATGAGTGTATTTCCTGCATTTATAGGTATATACTTAACAGCATTATTTTTCCCATTATTAGGTTATCTAGCATTATCTAGATCCCGGGGTACTTTTTATACTATGTCTTGTAAAGTATCACCTGGTTTTGGAAAGATATTTTGTAGTATAGCAATGTTAGTATTGGGGCCTTTATTTTGTATACCTAGAATGAGTGCAGCAGCTTGGGATGCTTTTTTACAAGTAAGTGGTTTTACTCCTGAATCTTTTGTGGCACCTTTAATATTTTCCATAATATATTATCTTATTACTTATTGGTTTATAGCCCAGAAATCAGATGCAGTAGATAAAGTAAGTAAAATATTGTTTCCAGTACTAGTAATAGCTGTAATAGCTGTAATAGGCAAAGGTATAATATCCCCATTATCCGTTCAAAATCCAAAGGTATATACTGTTAATGCTTTTGCTTATGGATTTAAAAATGGCTATGCTACTGCAGAACTTATTTGTGCATTAGTATTTGCTACTATAATCATTGATGATTTGAAATTTAAAGGAATAACAGATGAATATATAAATTCTAATTTAATAAAGGTTGGAATAATTGGAATTACTATGCTTACGTTAACTCATTTAGGACATATGATAGTTGGATCTTATACGGGGGACATATTTGAGAATTTAAGATATTCTGCTCTTTACTCTGCTGTAGTTTTAAAATTGTGGGGTACTGTAGGAGGAGCAATATTTAATATTGCATTACTTTTTGCTGCTTTAACAACTGCTATAGGACTAGCAGTAGCCACTGCTAATTTTTTTCAAGAGATTACACAGGGAAAAATATCTTATAAAAAATCAGCGGGTTTTACTTTAATTATAAGTGCATTTGTAACAGTACTAGGACTTTCATCTATTGTAGAACTTGCAGCACCTCTTTTAGATATAGTCTATCCTGCAGCCATAACTATGACTTTATTTTATGCCTTTATACCAGGATTAGAAAATAGAAAGAAGTTATTTTCTTCTTATAAAGTAGCTATGATAGTTTCGTTTATATGGGGAATATATGAAGGAATTTTAACTTATTTAAAAATGTTCAATATAAGATTAGGATTTCTTGAAAACATTTATAATAATGTGCCGTTATCAGATATGGGGTTGGGCTGGATACCTATAACTTGTACAGCTATTATAATTGCACTAGTTTCTTATAAAAAAGACATTAAAGTAAATTATAAATAA
- the recQ gene encoding DNA helicase RecQ: protein MLQKAKEALSKYFGYDEFRDAQEKVIESILNKKDTVAIMPTGAGKSICYQIPALLIQGVTIVISPLISLMKDQVDSLKEMGVKATFINSSLNNLEIQERIFNANMGMYDLIYLAPERLESEEFCRSLNELNISLIAVDEAHCVSQWGHDFRPSYTRISRFIEGLEKRPIVTAFTATATKMVREDILKLLALKDPQVFVTGVNRENLKFIVIKGEDKDEFIYNYLNNNKGKTGIIYTSTRKEAENLYRKLERKGHKVGVYHAGLGDAERRKIQEAFSFDNIDIIVATNAFGMGIDKSNVRYVIHYNMPKNMEAYYQEAGRAGRDGEESECILLFSPRDIQIQKYFIDQSFLSPVRKNNEYNKLRAMVDYCYTSRCLRAYILEYFDEEPFIENCGNCSTCNDDREKKNITIEAQKIFSCVYRMKESFGVNMIADTLKGSRNKKVLNAGLDKLSTYGIMEEFTQKEISSLINKLIADGYLTTTDDKFPVVKLQPRANEVLRGNESVYIKITKTKKISKPDNDLLEILKDIRKEISQEVGIPPFMIFHDATLKELSEYMPQDMESFLRIKGVGEKKAEVYGEKFINAISNYVKDKNIIVKFHKEDNFDKKSKEKTHVITYNLYKEGKSIEEISKERNLQISTIQEHLFKCLNENMKVNVDDLIKKDYEKIILDTIKTIGGNKLKPIKEALPEEVDYMSIKSVWYKYGKIV from the coding sequence ATGTTACAAAAGGCCAAAGAAGCTTTAAGTAAATATTTTGGATACGATGAATTTAGAGATGCGCAAGAAAAAGTAATAGAAAGTATTTTAAATAAAAAGGATACCGTAGCTATCATGCCAACAGGGGCAGGAAAATCTATTTGTTATCAAATACCTGCTCTACTTATACAAGGAGTTACCATAGTAATATCTCCACTTATTTCTTTAATGAAGGATCAAGTGGATTCATTAAAAGAAATGGGGGTAAAAGCTACTTTCATAAATAGCTCATTAAATAATTTAGAAATACAAGAGAGAATATTTAATGCAAATATGGGAATGTATGATCTTATTTACTTAGCACCAGAAAGATTAGAATCAGAGGAGTTTTGTCGTAGTTTAAATGAATTAAATATTTCATTAATAGCTGTAGATGAGGCCCACTGCGTATCTCAATGGGGACACGATTTTAGACCAAGTTATACAAGAATTAGTAGATTTATTGAAGGATTAGAAAAAAGACCTATAGTGACAGCTTTTACAGCAACAGCTACTAAAATGGTTAGAGAAGATATATTAAAATTATTGGCATTAAAAGATCCCCAGGTTTTTGTAACAGGAGTTAATAGAGAAAATCTAAAATTTATTGTTATAAAGGGCGAGGATAAAGATGAATTTATATATAATTATTTAAATAATAATAAAGGAAAAACAGGTATTATATATACATCTACTAGAAAAGAAGCAGAAAATTTATATAGAAAATTAGAAAGAAAAGGACATAAAGTTGGGGTTTATCATGCTGGTTTAGGAGATGCTGAAAGAAGAAAAATACAAGAAGCTTTTTCTTTTGATAATATAGATATAATAGTTGCAACTAACGCCTTTGGTATGGGAATAGACAAATCTAATGTTAGATATGTTATACATTATAATATGCCTAAAAATATGGAAGCTTATTATCAAGAAGCAGGTCGTGCAGGAAGAGATGGAGAAGAAAGTGAGTGCATATTACTTTTTTCTCCTAGAGATATACAAATTCAAAAGTATTTTATAGATCAAAGTTTTTTATCACCTGTAAGAAAAAATAATGAATACAATAAGCTAAGAGCAATGGTAGATTATTGTTATACATCTAGGTGTTTAAGAGCGTATATATTAGAGTATTTTGATGAAGAACCTTTTATAGAAAACTGTGGCAATTGCAGTACTTGCAACGATGATAGAGAAAAGAAGAATATAACAATAGAAGCACAAAAAATATTTTCTTGTGTATACAGAATGAAAGAGTCTTTTGGAGTAAATATGATAGCAGATACACTTAAAGGTTCAAGAAATAAAAAGGTATTAAATGCAGGATTAGATAAACTATCTACCTATGGAATAATGGAGGAATTTACTCAAAAGGAAATATCCTCACTAATAAATAAACTTATAGCAGATGGATACTTAACGACAACCGATGATAAGTTTCCGGTAGTAAAACTTCAACCTAGAGCTAATGAAGTTTTGAGAGGAAATGAATCTGTTTATATTAAAATAACAAAGACCAAAAAAATATCAAAACCTGATAATGATTTATTGGAAATTTTAAAGGATATAAGAAAAGAAATTTCACAAGAAGTGGGGATACCGCCTTTTATGATTTTTCATGATGCTACTTTAAAGGAACTTAGTGAGTATATGCCTCAGGATATGGAAAGTTTTTTAAGAATAAAAGGAGTAGGAGAAAAAAAGGCTGAAGTATATGGAGAAAAGTTTATAAATGCAATTTCTAATTATGTAAAAGATAAAAATATAATAGTCAAATTTCATAAAGAAGATAACTTTGATAAAAAGTCTAAAGAAAAAACTCATGTAATAACCTATAATCTCTATAAAGAAGGAAAAAGCATAGAAGAAATTTCAAAAGAAAGAAATTTACAGATATCAACTATACAGGAACATTTATTTAAATGTTTAAATGAAAATATGAAGGTTAATGTAGATGATCTTATAAAAAAGGATTATGAAAAGATCATATTAGATACAATTAAGACAATTGGTGGGAATAAGTTAAAACCTATAAAAGAAGCTTTACCAGAAGAAGTAGATTATATGTCAATAAAATCTGTTTGGTATAAATACGGAAAAATAGTATGA
- a CDS encoding biotin transporter BioY, protein MNNKLSIRDISVAATFTALTAVMSQISIPLPFSPVPITLQIFAIYLSSIILGSRLATLSQIIYLLLGAVGVPVFSHFSGGFQSIVGPTGGFLISFPIVAFIVGKISEKDIGIISLSLGLIISLIFCYSIGVLQLSFVTKMPIKKSIMVGAVPFIPLDIVKIFIAYLIGIKVKISLIKSNLLKIK, encoded by the coding sequence ATGAATAATAAACTTTCAATAAGAGATATAAGTGTAGCTGCTACTTTTACTGCTTTGACAGCAGTAATGTCTCAAATTTCTATACCTCTTCCTTTTAGCCCTGTACCTATAACTCTTCAAATTTTTGCTATATATTTATCATCAATTATTTTAGGAAGTAGACTAGCTACATTATCACAAATTATTTATTTACTACTTGGAGCAGTAGGGGTTCCTGTATTTTCTCATTTTTCTGGTGGATTCCAATCTATAGTAGGTCCTACTGGTGGATTTTTAATAAGTTTTCCTATAGTTGCTTTTATTGTAGGTAAGATTTCAGAAAAAGATATAGGAATTATTTCATTGTCTTTAGGTCTAATAATTTCATTAATATTTTGTTATTCTATAGGAGTTTTACAATTATCCTTTGTTACAAAAATGCCTATTAAAAAGTCTATAATGGTGGGGGCTGTTCCTTTTATTCCTTTAGATATAGTAAAAATATTTATAGCTTATTTAATAGGTATAAAGGTAAAAATTTCTCTTATTAAATCCAATCTTTTAAAGATAAAATAA
- a CDS encoding cell wall-binding repeat-containing protein, protein MGRKRNSLKFLIVFLSVFFIFTSKASATPGIKRFGGDNRYETSVKISRNNWTTSNYVILVSGEDYPDALTASPLSKKYNAPILLTQSGKINSITLEEIKRLNAKNVIILGGPSIVSESTVNILKNMAINCTRVYGKDRYETSVKVAKMVGTSNGIFIASGSGFADAVSAAPISASRQMPILLTSPNKLSDVVRNFIVENKNSTYYVVGGYASVNPIAVDGIINYKRLSGQNRYETNLAVINGFINNINFNSTYLASGQGYADALSGSAAAGKSSSPIILVNNSISTNSIIKSKLDIISTINVLGGTGVISDTLVNKLIQNQKTNIKVCLDAGHGGYDPGAIGPTGVKEKDVTLSITLKVGRILKQNGVDVVYTRTTDNVSWPSNESEDLKKRCDIANASNAQYFVSIHANSASISEAKGTEVYYSPGSVNGEKLAKYIQDEVVKATELYNRGIKTANFYVLRNTNAPAALVETGFISNPKEEKLLKRDAFQEKMAQAIAKGILRAVNN, encoded by the coding sequence ATGGGAAGAAAAAGAAATTCGCTGAAATTTTTAATAGTATTTTTATCAGTATTTTTCATTTTTACATCTAAAGCATCAGCAACTCCAGGGATTAAGAGGTTTGGTGGAGACAATAGATATGAAACATCAGTGAAAATCTCCCGAAATAATTGGACAACATCTAACTATGTTATATTGGTATCTGGGGAGGATTATCCAGATGCATTAACTGCTTCACCCTTATCTAAAAAATATAATGCGCCTATTTTATTAACTCAAAGTGGAAAGATAAATAGTATAACTTTAGAGGAAATAAAAAGATTAAATGCTAAAAATGTAATTATATTAGGGGGACCGTCTATAGTATCTGAAAGTACAGTAAATATATTAAAAAATATGGCAATAAATTGTACTCGTGTATACGGCAAGGATAGATATGAAACCAGTGTAAAGGTGGCTAAAATGGTTGGTACTAGCAATGGAATATTTATTGCATCAGGAAGTGGTTTTGCAGATGCTGTATCGGCAGCACCTATATCAGCTTCAAGACAAATGCCTATTCTTCTTACATCACCCAATAAGTTGTCAGATGTAGTAAGAAATTTTATAGTAGAGAATAAAAATAGTACATATTATGTAGTTGGAGGATATGCTTCAGTTAACCCAATAGCTGTAGATGGCATTATCAACTATAAAAGATTAAGTGGACAAAACAGGTATGAGACAAATTTAGCAGTTATAAATGGTTTTATAAATAATATAAATTTTAATAGTACTTATTTAGCAAGTGGACAAGGTTATGCAGATGCGCTATCTGGATCTGCTGCAGCTGGGAAAAGTTCATCACCAATTATATTGGTAAATAATTCAATTAGCACTAATTCTATAATAAAATCAAAATTGGATATTATATCTACCATAAATGTATTAGGAGGCACTGGTGTAATATCAGATACATTAGTAAATAAACTCATACAAAATCAAAAAACAAATATAAAAGTTTGTTTAGATGCAGGTCATGGAGGATATGATCCTGGAGCCATTGGTCCTACAGGAGTTAAAGAGAAAGATGTAACACTTTCAATAACTTTAAAAGTGGGAAGAATACTTAAGCAAAATGGTGTGGATGTTGTATATACAAGAACCACCGATAATGTATCCTGGCCATCAAACGAAAGTGAAGATCTTAAAAAACGTTGTGATATAGCAAATGCTTCTAATGCACAATATTTTGTATCCATACATGCCAATAGTGCAAGTATTTCAGAAGCTAAGGGAACAGAAGTATATTATTCTCCTGGTAGTGTAAATGGAGAAAAATTAGCAAAATATATACAAGATGAAGTTGTAAAAGCTACAGAACTATATAATAGAGGTATAAAAACAGCAAATTTCTATGTTTTAAGAAACACAAATGCTCCAGCAGCACTTGTAGAAACAGGATTTATTAGTAATCCTAAAGAAGAGAAGCTTTTGAAAAGGGATGCTTTTCAAGAAAAAATGGCACAGGCTATAGCAAAAGGAATTTTAAGAGCAGTGAACAACTAA
- a CDS encoding cell wall-binding repeat-containing protein: protein MNKMRLNKKIASIVISMTIAFNMFIPINVQALGKFDIKSSFISKEIDNKRLEIVPGVTEKSYNFIDKDGKKQYVSLIEVKWTSSKVGIKAGTPNNKDSYGMQSVIMQAKAAITSGNNVVGAVNGDFYYTVTGEPIGIVYKNGKAIKSNPAPEWNFFGVLQDGTPIIGDMKKYNEVKESLQEALGGNAILVKDGKTYQTPNVGANREPRTAVGIKKDGTIFFITVDGRQEGYSSGISMPNLAQLMIDLGAVQALNLDGGGSTTFVSRKLGSEDLILKNRPSGGTMRSVGNSWLIINKEESDGIVSLAHIEPFHKTFKEGTKIQFKATGVDKGGKIISLPQGSIDWRLSDNSYGTIDNTGNFESNGKIGQFQVQASYNDIIIGSTWVGIVKPVEDSKFTIENKTRISGKNRFETAASIAKSMYKNGCGNVIIANGYNYTDQISASILGSNLKAPVLLVGNNEKQDKEALDYIKKYMNKDGKVFIVGGNGAVREEFVSKLKLLEIKNIDRMDGKNRYETNIKTNDKLNIKKGSPIIIANGEGFADSLSIVSIAQMKNYPIILTNKNSLSKDVENYIRNISPSKVHIVGGEGVVSKEVENRLSKLTGLNKDNIIRLQGANRYDTNLSVLKYFDTIGDTLAIASGITFPDSLVGSVYASSKNAPILLVNNDMDLVEQNKYIDLKKYKNCIIFGGTGVVKDSIFKN from the coding sequence ATGAATAAAATGAGACTTAATAAGAAAATTGCCAGTATTGTAATTTCAATGACAATAGCTTTTAATATGTTTATACCCATTAACGTACAAGCCTTGGGAAAGTTTGATATTAAATCTTCTTTCATATCTAAGGAAATAGACAATAAAAGGTTGGAAATAGTTCCAGGAGTAACGGAAAAATCATATAATTTTATAGATAAGGATGGTAAAAAACAATATGTATCTTTGATAGAGGTAAAATGGACAAGTTCTAAAGTTGGTATTAAAGCTGGAACACCTAATAATAAGGATAGTTATGGAATGCAATCTGTAATTATGCAAGCAAAAGCAGCCATTACATCAGGAAATAATGTTGTTGGAGCAGTGAATGGAGATTTTTATTATACTGTAACCGGTGAACCCATTGGAATAGTATATAAAAATGGAAAGGCGATAAAATCAAATCCTGCACCAGAATGGAACTTTTTTGGTGTTTTACAAGATGGAACTCCAATAATAGGAGATATGAAAAAATATAATGAAGTTAAAGAAAGTTTACAAGAAGCTCTGGGAGGCAATGCCATACTTGTTAAAGATGGTAAGACTTATCAAACTCCCAATGTAGGTGCCAATAGAGAACCAAGAACAGCAGTAGGAATTAAAAAAGATGGTACTATATTTTTTATAACTGTAGATGGAAGGCAAGAAGGTTATTCATCAGGAATTTCTATGCCTAATTTAGCACAGCTAATGATAGATTTAGGAGCTGTACAAGCACTGAACCTAGACGGAGGAGGATCAACAACTTTTGTTTCAAGAAAATTAGGAAGTGAAGATTTAATATTGAAAAACAGACCTTCTGGTGGAACTATGAGAAGCGTTGGGAATTCTTGGTTAATAATTAATAAAGAAGAATCTGATGGTATTGTTTCATTAGCTCATATAGAACCCTTTCATAAAACGTTCAAAGAAGGTACCAAAATTCAATTTAAAGCTACTGGTGTAGATAAAGGGGGAAAAATAATCTCGCTGCCTCAAGGATCTATAGATTGGAGGCTTTCAGATAATTCCTATGGAACTATTGATAATACAGGAAACTTTGAATCTAACGGAAAAATTGGACAGTTTCAAGTTCAAGCAAGTTATAATGATATAATTATAGGAAGTACTTGGGTTGGAATTGTTAAACCTGTAGAAGATAGTAAATTTACTATAGAAAATAAAACTAGAATATCTGGTAAAAATAGATTTGAAACAGCTGCTTCTATAGCTAAATCCATGTATAAAAATGGATGTGGAAATGTAATTATAGCTAATGGGTATAACTATACAGATCAAATATCTGCAAGTATTTTAGGAAGTAATTTAAAAGCACCTGTACTCTTAGTAGGAAATAATGAAAAGCAAGATAAAGAAGCTTTAGATTACATAAAAAAGTATATGAATAAAGATGGAAAAGTGTTTATTGTAGGTGGGAATGGTGCAGTAAGAGAAGAATTTGTAAGTAAGCTAAAATTATTGGAAATTAAAAATATAGACAGAATGGATGGTAAAAATAGATATGAAACCAATATTAAAACCAATGACAAATTAAATATTAAAAAGGGAAGCCCAATAATTATAGCTAATGGGGAAGGTTTTGCAGATTCTTTAAGTATAGTTAGTATTGCCCAAATGAAAAATTATCCCATAATATTAACTAACAAAAATAGTTTATCGAAAGATGTAGAGAATTATATAAGAAATATATCTCCATCTAAAGTTCATATTGTAGGCGGAGAAGGTGTGGTAAGCAAAGAAGTTGAAAATAGACTTAGTAAATTAACAGGGTTGAATAAGGATAATATAATAAGGCTTCAAGGAGCAAATAGATACGATACAAATTTAAGTGTATTAAAATATTTTGATACAATAGGAGATACTTTAGCTATAGCATCAGGTATAACCTTTCCAGATTCCTTAGTTGGAAGTGTATATGCTTCATCTAAAAATGCTCCTATATTATTAGTAAATAATGACATGGATTTAGTAGAACAAAATAAATATATAGATTTAAAAAAGTATAAAAATTGCATAATATTTGGTGGAACAGGTGTTGTGAAAGATTCCATATTTAAAAATTAA
- a CDS encoding GerAB/ArcD/ProY family transporter: MKKESISNKQIQLLIFSYCIGAYLLFSMGTGEKQNIWISSILAIIFTIPIVMMYGRIMNLYPGENIFTILEQVFGKVFGKVFNIIFIFHAFFLGAYILRDFADFIKVTALFSTPIIVPMICIGILSTWILTEGIEVLAAWAKFLIRIILISMTLIWIMLIPEMHISNLQPVFYADLKDILSQSLHLITFPFSEVVIFLNFFDHVDYNNKTKNVFIKPLILGGILVVLYTMINLMILGGELYSFFYYPSYESIKRLNLAGEFQRLEIIVSIGFTIIQFLEINFCVLGVSKGITKVFNFKNYRSTLIPIVILLIIFAYVMFGSAMDAFEVKKKIWPAYGIVMQIILPCVIFIFASVNKKISFLNVINSFTKYYLNNI; the protein is encoded by the coding sequence ATGAAAAAAGAAAGTATATCTAATAAACAAATACAGCTTCTTATATTTAGTTATTGCATAGGTGCATATTTATTGTTTAGCATGGGAACAGGAGAAAAACAAAATATTTGGATATCCTCTATTTTAGCTATAATATTTACTATACCTATTGTAATGATGTATGGTAGAATTATGAATTTATATCCAGGTGAAAATATTTTTACTATTTTAGAACAGGTATTTGGAAAGGTATTTGGAAAAGTTTTCAATATAATATTTATTTTTCATGCATTCTTTTTAGGTGCTTACATATTAAGAGATTTTGCAGATTTTATAAAGGTAACTGCCCTTTTTAGTACACCTATAATTGTACCTATGATATGTATTGGAATTTTGAGTACATGGATATTAACAGAAGGTATCGAGGTTTTAGCAGCTTGGGCTAAATTTTTAATAAGGATTATATTAATATCTATGACTTTAATATGGATAATGTTAATTCCAGAAATGCATATCTCAAATTTGCAACCAGTTTTTTATGCAGATTTAAAAGATATATTAAGTCAATCTCTTCATTTAATCACTTTCCCTTTTAGTGAAGTAGTTATATTCTTAAATTTTTTTGATCATGTTGATTATAATAATAAAACTAAGAATGTATTCATTAAACCCTTAATCCTAGGGGGAATATTAGTTGTTTTATATACTATGATTAATTTAATGATATTAGGGGGAGAATTATATTCATTTTTCTATTATCCTAGTTATGAATCTATAAAAAGATTAAATTTAGCTGGTGAGTTTCAAAGATTAGAAATAATAGTTTCTATAGGTTTTACTATAATACAATTTCTTGAAATAAATTTTTGTGTGTTAGGAGTATCAAAGGGTATTACTAAGGTTTTTAATTTTAAAAATTATAGAAGTACTTTAATACCTATAGTTATTTTATTGATAATTTTTGCTTATGTGATGTTTGGAAGTGCTATGGATGCTTTTGAAGTTAAAAAAAAGATTTGGCCAGCTTATGGAATTGTAATGCAGATAATATTACCTTGTGTAATATTTATATTTGCAAGTGTTAATAAAAAAATAAGCTTTCTAAATGTAATAAATAGTTTTACTAAATATTACCTCAATAATATTTAG
- a CDS encoding Ger(x)C family spore germination C-terminal domain-containing protein, which translates to MEVAISELADSGINYIDEEGRNKLKNWSEERIESDCNLLIEKLKKQYKSDIIGFGRELKRKKPDEWKKISSNWDEIFEALDINISVNIDIKYSGLTSKNIEVKN; encoded by the coding sequence ATTGAGGTAGCTATATCTGAATTAGCAGATTCAGGAATAAATTATATTGATGAAGAAGGAAGAAATAAATTAAAAAATTGGTCAGAAGAGCGAATAGAAAGTGATTGCAATTTATTAATAGAAAAACTTAAAAAACAATATAAAAGCGATATTATAGGTTTTGGAAGAGAGCTTAAAAGAAAGAAGCCTGATGAGTGGAAAAAGATTTCTAGCAATTGGGATGAAATATTTGAGGCTTTAGATATTAATATATCTGTAAATATAGATATAAAATATAGTGGATTAACTAGCAAGAATATAGAAGTAAAGAACTAA